In Acidobacteriota bacterium, the DNA window TCGATCTGAGCTACAGCCAACCCGACGGCGAAAAAGGTCAGTAGGAAGGAAAACAGTAGCAATTTGCGGAACATTTAGGGAAACCTCCCTGAAAAGGTTGAAAGTTCCGGCAGTGAAAAGACCGCCTGTTCGGGCGAAAGGCAGAGAGCAACAATGCTCGGCTAGCCGAGTAACTCGTTAGGTTTTCACAGCCGCAGACTCGGCTCAAGCTTAGAGAGGTCAACCGTTACACACAGCGAGCCTGCCAGTTTTACCCGAGCCGAGAAAGTTCTACCGAGAAGGGTAGCAGAACCTAGGTGATAAGACAATACCCGATGCTATTTTTTGATCACCATGAAGGCTTGTCGCGGAATGTCGGCAGGAGCATCGTAGATTGCATATCAATATGATAGATCAAACTTGTTTTCTGTTTGCTCTTGCTGTGTCTTGTTTTTAGTCATCCGGGCTTATGGCGATAAGCACAGGCAAGAATATGGTCGTTGACCAATCCGCAAGCCTGCATGAACGAGTAGCAGGTGGTCGAGCCCAAAAAGCGAAATCCCCTCTGCTTCAGGTCTTTGCTCATGCGGTCTGAGATGGCGGTCCTGGACGGTATCTCGGCCAGGGTAGTGAATTGGTTGAGGATGGGGGAGCCGTCGACGAACTCCCAGATATAGCTGTCGAAGCTTCCCCTCTGCTCTTGAATATCCAAAAGCTGCCGGGCGTTGTTGATGGCCGACTCGATCTTCTGGCGGTGACGGACGATGCCGGCGTCCTGGAGCAGCCGGGCCACGTGGGAGTCGTCATAGCGGGCGATCTGGTGCGGATCGAACCCGTGAAAGGCGCGCCGGAAGTTCTCGCGCTTGCGCAAAATGGTGGCCCAGCTCAGCCCGGCCTGAAAGCTCTCCAGCAGCAGGAATTCGTAGAGAACGCGGTCGTCGTGGACGGGCTTGCCCCATTCCTGGTCGTGGTACTCCAGGTAGAGCGGATCGTCGAGAGGCGCCCAGCAACAGCGCGTAATCTTCTTCACGCCGATGCCTTCTCCTTCTTCTTGTCGTCGGCGCAGCGGATGCTGAGGACTGGGCAGCGGGCCAGACGCACCACTTTTTCCGCCACCGACCCGAATACCAGGTGCTTCCAGCCGGTGTGGCCGTGAGTCGAGATGACGATCCAGTCGCAGTGCTCGTCCTGGGCGGCCTTGACGATCTCTCCGGCGGGATCGCCGAAGCAGATCAGGCGGCGCACGGGGATGCCGTCCGGCACATGCTCGGCTTCCAGTTCGGCCAGCTTCTCGGCGGCGGCGCTTTGCAGCGAGTCGTTGTAGTCGGGAGTCTGGAAGGTGTAGTTCATGTCGGCCGGCAAGGTGGGAATGGGGGGCACCACGTAGAGAAGCACCAGCTCCGCGCCGAACTCGCGGGCCAGACGCGCCGCCTGGTCGACCGCGACCAGAGAGGCGCTTGAAAAGTCAGTGGGCGCCAGAATACGTTTGACGTTAGGCATGCTTCACCTCTTTTTGGGCCTGCTTTCTGCCTTTGGAGCGCTTGGAGGCGGAGCGGGCGCGGGACTCGAAAGCGGCTTCCAGGACTTCTTCCACCCGGCCCACGAAAATGAAGTCCATTTCCTTCACCAAGCGGTCAGGCAGATCCTTCAGGTCTTTCTCATTTTCCTTGGGAAGGATGACCCGGCGCAAGCGGGCGCGGCGCGCGGCCAGGATTTTTTCCTTCATTCCGCCCACCGGG includes these proteins:
- a CDS encoding DNA-3-methyladenine glycosylase I encodes the protein MKKITRCCWAPLDDPLYLEYHDQEWGKPVHDDRVLYEFLLLESFQAGLSWATILRKRENFRRAFHGFDPHQIARYDDSHVARLLQDAGIVRHRQKIESAINNARQLLDIQEQRGSFDSYIWEFVDGSPILNQFTTLAEIPSRTAISDRMSKDLKQRGFRFLGSTTCYSFMQACGLVNDHILACAYRHKPG
- a CDS encoding universal stress protein gives rise to the protein MPNVKRILAPTDFSSASLVAVDQAARLAREFGAELVLLYVVPPIPTLPADMNYTFQTPDYNDSLQSAAAEKLAELEAEHVPDGIPVRRLICFGDPAGEIVKAAQDEHCDWIVISTHGHTGWKHLVFGSVAEKVVRLARCPVLSIRCADDKKKEKASA